Proteins from a genomic interval of Gordonia sp. SL306:
- a CDS encoding LLM class F420-dependent oxidoreductase codes for MTFTARDFPVRIGVQLQPQHAAQYSMIRDAVRRAEDLGVDIAFNWDHFYPLYGDPDGEHFECWTMLGAWAEQTSRVEIGALVTCNSYRNPELLADMARTVDHMSDGRLILGIGSGWFEKDYDEYGYEFGTAGGRLDDLGESLPRIKNRFGKLNPAPTRDIPVLIGGGGEKKTLRHVAEYANIWHYFVDVPTYERKSGILADHCSTVGRDPNAIEHSAGVQSKSPDDAIREAEQLVAAGISLITVGSSGPDYDLSVLEAVCKWRDSQNN; via the coding sequence ATGACCTTCACCGCACGCGATTTCCCTGTCCGTATCGGCGTCCAGCTCCAGCCGCAGCATGCGGCCCAGTACTCGATGATCCGCGACGCCGTCCGGCGTGCCGAGGATCTTGGTGTCGACATCGCCTTCAACTGGGACCATTTCTATCCGCTGTACGGCGATCCCGACGGTGAGCACTTCGAATGCTGGACGATGCTGGGCGCCTGGGCCGAGCAGACGAGCCGCGTGGAGATCGGCGCGCTCGTCACCTGCAACTCGTACCGGAATCCCGAACTGCTCGCCGACATGGCGCGCACGGTAGACCACATGTCCGACGGCCGGCTCATCCTCGGCATCGGGTCGGGCTGGTTCGAGAAGGACTACGACGAATACGGCTACGAGTTCGGCACCGCCGGCGGCCGCCTCGACGACCTCGGCGAATCCCTGCCTCGCATCAAGAATCGGTTCGGCAAACTCAATCCGGCGCCCACCCGGGACATCCCGGTGCTGATCGGTGGCGGCGGTGAGAAGAAGACGCTGCGCCACGTCGCCGAATACGCGAACATCTGGCACTACTTCGTCGACGTGCCGACCTATGAGCGCAAGTCGGGGATTCTCGCCGACCACTGTTCGACGGTCGGTCGCGATCCCAACGCGATCGAGCACTCCGCCGGTGTGCAGTCGAAGTCGCCGGACGACGCCATCCGGGAGGCGGAGCAGCTCGTCGCCGCCGGGATCTCGCTGATCACGGTCGGGTCGTCGGGCCCCGACTATGATCTGAGCGTGCTCGAGGCCGTGTGCAAGTGGCGGGATTCGCAGAACAACTGA
- a CDS encoding TetR/AcrR family transcriptional regulator — MTDTSDAPEHGGARRSQARGRQRRARLLVAASTLLGERELDEISLQDLAKEAGIPTGSAYHFYANASDAFAALTEEIGDDLSAALREPISPDRLTVWEDVIEVAAERAVRFYAARADARQLLIGPKTQAQYKRSDRENDRRLGSILRDHIAEVFVLPEIPYEDDVYFHAVEIIDLFYSLSTMRNGGITPEMAAEAVRAAVAYLRTYLPAALPRATSQREVADG, encoded by the coding sequence ATGACCGACACGTCCGACGCGCCGGAACACGGAGGGGCGCGACGATCACAGGCGCGTGGGCGCCAGCGACGCGCCCGACTCCTCGTCGCAGCATCGACCCTGCTCGGTGAACGCGAACTCGACGAGATCAGCCTTCAGGACCTCGCGAAGGAGGCCGGGATCCCGACGGGCTCGGCGTACCACTTCTACGCCAACGCCTCCGACGCGTTCGCCGCCCTCACCGAAGAGATCGGAGACGACCTCAGCGCGGCGTTGCGCGAACCGATCAGCCCGGATCGACTGACCGTGTGGGAGGACGTGATCGAGGTTGCGGCCGAACGGGCCGTGCGCTTCTACGCCGCTCGTGCGGACGCGCGGCAGCTGCTCATCGGCCCGAAGACGCAGGCCCAGTACAAACGCTCCGACCGGGAGAACGATCGGCGCCTCGGGTCGATTCTGCGGGATCACATCGCCGAGGTCTTCGTGCTGCCGGAGATTCCCTACGAGGACGACGTCTACTTCCATGCAGTCGAGATCATCGACTTGTTCTACTCGCTGTCGACGATGCGCAATGGCGGGATCACGCCGGAGATGGCGGCCGAGGCGGTCCGCGCGGCTGTCGCCTATCTCCGTACCTACCTCCCGGCCGCGCTTCCCCGCGCGACGTCGCAGAGGGAGGTCGCGGATGGTTGA
- a CDS encoding TPM domain-containing protein — protein sequence MLVAVATLVVGTGMGGSAHAEPPSRLPTQVVDSANVLTTTQRDRLQNSIDQLYNDHEVQLWVVYVRDFGGLTAQQWAQQTVAESDLGDRDVLLAVAADDRAYYFDSPESIDGLDQDALDDVARGGIVPALKNNDWAGAGQAAVTGISDAMTPSHTGAITAAAVGGVAVVGAAGALFYTRRRKRKQIDAGLEAIREQELTGDQLVAQPLEVLDPWSREVLTDTDNAIRTSEEELQLAVGEFGEAETAPFSDALAAAKKGLADSFVLRQRLDDSIPETPDEQRSMLVQIITTCTDVDAALDAQVESFDAMRNLLINADSRLAELTQKLVAVRARIEQSQEQLDTLIAEHGETVLASITNNITLAHEELDFAEHSSDQGREAADAPAGEQGPAVAAIRSAEGALEQANRLLDAIDNADRNIAAAHSRMPALIDEVEGELTEAEALTADGGPALATAAESATTAVAAARSDFSDDPLGTFTALIDADAELDRALDAARSASAERQRRSELLTAAITSAQAKVSAASDFISTRRGAIQSIARTRLSEAERLLQQANESSATDAVAASDSARRAGSLADQALMAAQGDVAQWQQNQQPHPSGGSVTGAVLGGILVDSFLRGGMGGGRGWGGGFGGGGYGSGGRSPGSFGGSGTSGRIGVGGRF from the coding sequence ATGCTGGTCGCCGTCGCCACGCTGGTTGTCGGCACCGGCATGGGTGGATCGGCGCATGCCGAGCCGCCGTCCCGCCTGCCGACCCAGGTGGTCGATTCGGCCAATGTACTGACCACCACGCAACGCGATCGCCTGCAGAACTCGATCGATCAGCTCTACAACGATCACGAGGTGCAGCTCTGGGTGGTCTACGTGCGGGACTTCGGCGGGCTCACCGCCCAGCAGTGGGCACAGCAAACCGTGGCGGAGAGCGACCTCGGCGACCGCGACGTGCTCCTCGCGGTGGCCGCCGACGACCGCGCGTATTACTTCGACTCACCCGAGTCGATCGACGGCCTCGATCAGGACGCGCTCGACGACGTCGCGCGCGGTGGCATCGTCCCGGCATTGAAGAACAACGACTGGGCGGGAGCCGGCCAGGCCGCGGTCACCGGGATCTCCGATGCCATGACACCGTCACACACGGGCGCGATCACCGCCGCGGCCGTCGGCGGCGTCGCGGTGGTCGGCGCGGCCGGCGCACTGTTCTACACCCGGCGCCGCAAGCGCAAGCAGATCGACGCCGGGCTCGAGGCCATCCGAGAGCAGGAGCTCACCGGTGACCAGCTCGTCGCGCAGCCTCTCGAAGTGCTCGATCCGTGGTCCCGCGAGGTTCTCACCGACACCGACAACGCCATCCGCACCAGTGAAGAGGAATTGCAGCTCGCCGTGGGGGAGTTCGGCGAGGCCGAGACGGCACCGTTCTCCGATGCGCTGGCAGCGGCCAAGAAAGGGCTCGCCGACTCGTTCGTGCTGCGTCAGCGGCTCGACGATTCGATTCCCGAGACACCGGACGAGCAGCGGTCGATGCTGGTCCAGATCATCACCACGTGCACCGACGTCGACGCCGCACTCGACGCCCAGGTGGAGAGCTTCGACGCGATGCGCAACCTGCTCATCAACGCCGACTCCAGGTTGGCCGAGCTGACCCAGAAGCTCGTCGCGGTGCGCGCGCGGATCGAACAATCCCAGGAGCAACTCGACACCTTGATCGCCGAGCACGGCGAGACGGTACTGGCCTCGATCACCAACAACATCACCCTCGCCCACGAGGAGCTGGACTTCGCCGAGCACAGCTCGGATCAGGGCCGAGAGGCCGCCGATGCGCCTGCGGGAGAGCAGGGCCCGGCGGTCGCCGCCATCCGATCCGCCGAAGGTGCGCTCGAACAGGCGAACAGACTGCTCGACGCCATCGACAACGCGGACCGCAACATCGCGGCCGCCCATTCCCGGATGCCCGCGCTGATCGACGAGGTCGAGGGCGAGTTGACCGAGGCCGAGGCACTCACCGCCGACGGCGGCCCCGCTCTGGCAACCGCGGCGGAGTCGGCGACCACGGCGGTTGCGGCGGCCCGCTCCGACTTCTCCGACGACCCGCTGGGCACATTCACCGCGCTCATCGACGCGGATGCCGAACTCGACCGGGCCCTCGACGCCGCCCGGTCCGCGTCGGCCGAGCGGCAGCGCCGCTCCGAACTCCTCACCGCCGCAATCACCTCGGCGCAGGCGAAGGTCTCCGCTGCCAGTGATTTCATCTCGACCCGGCGCGGCGCGATCCAGTCGATCGCCCGCACCCGGCTGTCCGAGGCGGAGCGCCTCCTGCAGCAGGCGAACGAATCGTCGGCGACGGATGCGGTTGCCGCGTCCGACTCCGCGCGTCGGGCCGGTTCACTCGCCGACCAGGCACTGATGGCCGCGCAGGGCGACGTAGCGCAGTGGCAGCAGAACCAGCAGCCGCATCCGTCCGGCGGGTCGGTGACCGGGGCCGTTCTCGGTGGCATCCTCGTCGACAGCTTCCTGCGCGGCGGGATGGGCGGCGGCCGTGGTTGGGGCGGGGGATTCGGTGGCGGCGGCTACGGCAGTGGCGGACGCAGCCCCGGTTCGTTCGGCGGCTCGGGTACCTCCGGCCGGATCGGCGTAGGCGGCCGCTTCTGA
- a CDS encoding phosphotransferase enzyme family protein: MPDFDALSIDAQGAALARLAGVAAQSWDLGGQPEITLLKCRENAVFRIDAADTTLVMRVHRAGYHSADALESELQWMTELRRSGIATPEVVPNSRGRLFELVACDEVPEPRLVDVLSWVAGEPLGSLEEGIAAGDGTRKSFFETGRLMARLHNHAQSWQRPKDFTRHAWDVEGLLGDRPLWGRFWELDALDAGQRDVVLAAREQAAAELAEFGTGDDRYGLIHADFLPENLLVADGTIALIDFDDAGFGWHLFDIATSLFVVADSPDFDGILGAFTSGYRAERHLPDEHLARLPLFFLLRGLTYLGWLHTRSETETAQQLTPEMVAAVSGLATEYLATTPATTPSAIREKTPWVSTRGPAPGI; the protein is encoded by the coding sequence GTGCCCGATTTCGACGCCCTATCCATCGACGCCCAGGGTGCAGCACTGGCCCGACTTGCCGGCGTCGCAGCGCAGAGCTGGGACCTCGGTGGGCAACCGGAGATCACCCTGCTCAAATGCCGCGAGAACGCAGTGTTCCGAATCGACGCCGCCGACACCACACTGGTGATGCGGGTGCACCGCGCCGGCTACCACAGTGCCGACGCGTTGGAATCGGAGTTGCAGTGGATGACCGAGCTTCGGCGATCGGGAATCGCCACACCCGAAGTGGTACCCAATAGTCGAGGGCGCCTGTTCGAACTCGTCGCCTGCGACGAGGTGCCAGAACCCCGTCTGGTGGATGTGCTGTCATGGGTCGCCGGGGAGCCACTCGGTTCCCTTGAAGAAGGTATCGCGGCCGGAGACGGCACTCGCAAGTCGTTCTTCGAGACCGGGCGACTGATGGCGCGCCTGCACAATCACGCGCAGAGTTGGCAGCGGCCAAAGGATTTCACACGGCATGCGTGGGACGTCGAGGGACTGCTCGGCGACCGACCGCTGTGGGGCCGCTTCTGGGAACTCGACGCACTCGACGCCGGCCAGCGCGACGTCGTGCTCGCGGCTCGCGAACAGGCCGCCGCCGAGCTGGCCGAATTCGGCACAGGGGATGACCGTTACGGGCTCATCCACGCCGACTTCCTCCCGGAGAACCTGTTGGTCGCCGACGGCACGATCGCACTCATCGACTTCGACGACGCGGGTTTCGGTTGGCACCTGTTCGACATCGCCACCTCACTGTTCGTCGTCGCCGACTCGCCCGACTTCGATGGTATTCTCGGCGCGTTCACATCGGGCTACCGCGCCGAACGACACCTGCCTGACGAGCATCTGGCCCGGCTCCCCTTGTTCTTCCTACTTCGTGGTCTCACCTATCTCGGCTGGCTGCACACGCGGAGCGAGACCGAGACGGCTCAGCAACTCACCCCGGAGATGGTCGCCGCCGTCAGCGGACTCGCAACCGAGTACCTGGCCACGACTCCCGCAACCACCCCCTCTGCGATCCGCGAAAAGACACCGTGGGTGTCTACGCGTGGGCCCGCGCCGGGAATCTGA
- a CDS encoding aldehyde dehydrogenase family protein, giving the protein MTVYAKPGTDGSVMSFESRYDNWIGGQWTPPVKGQYFENPSPVDGKTFCEVARSTAEDIDLALDAAHKAAPQWGKASVAERSLVLLRIADRIEENLEKIAIAESWDNGKAVRECLAADIPLAVDHFRYFAGALRAQEGSISEVDEDTVAYHFHEPLGVVGQIIPWNFPILMAVWKLAPALAAGNAVVLKPAEQTPASILYVMSLIADLLPAGVVNIVNGFGVEAGKPLASSNRIRKIAFTGETTTGRLIMQYASENLIPVSLELGGKSPNIFFDDVLSKDDGFLDRALEGFTMFALNQGEVCTCPSRALIQESIYDDFMGKAIDRVKQIKQGNPLDTETMMGAQASNDQFEKITSYLAIGKEEGAKVLTGGEPADLGGDLSGGFYIQPTVFAGQNKMRIFQEEIFGPVLAVSTFKDYADAIHIANDTLYGLGAGVWSRDGATAYRAGREIQAGRVWTNTYHDYPAHAAFGGYKQSGIGRENHLMMLEHYQQTKNLLVGYAQNAKGFF; this is encoded by the coding sequence ATGACCGTCTACGCGAAGCCGGGCACCGATGGATCGGTGATGAGCTTTGAGTCCCGCTACGACAACTGGATCGGTGGTCAGTGGACACCACCGGTGAAGGGACAGTACTTCGAGAATCCCTCGCCGGTGGACGGCAAGACGTTCTGTGAGGTCGCCCGATCGACCGCCGAGGACATCGACCTCGCCCTGGACGCTGCGCACAAGGCAGCGCCGCAGTGGGGCAAGGCGTCGGTGGCCGAGCGATCACTGGTCCTGCTGCGTATCGCCGACCGCATCGAGGAGAACCTCGAGAAGATCGCCATCGCGGAATCATGGGACAACGGCAAGGCCGTCCGTGAGTGCCTCGCCGCCGACATCCCGCTCGCGGTCGACCACTTCCGCTACTTCGCCGGCGCACTGCGTGCCCAGGAGGGCTCGATCTCGGAGGTCGACGAGGACACCGTCGCCTATCACTTCCACGAGCCGCTCGGCGTCGTCGGCCAGATCATCCCGTGGAACTTCCCGATCCTGATGGCCGTGTGGAAGCTGGCCCCGGCGCTCGCCGCAGGCAACGCCGTCGTGCTCAAGCCGGCCGAGCAGACTCCTGCGTCGATTCTCTACGTGATGAGCCTCATCGCAGACCTGCTGCCGGCCGGCGTGGTGAACATCGTCAACGGGTTCGGCGTGGAGGCGGGCAAGCCGCTCGCCTCGAGCAACCGCATCCGCAAGATCGCGTTCACCGGCGAGACCACCACCGGCCGCCTGATCATGCAGTACGCCTCGGAGAACCTGATCCCGGTCAGCTTGGAACTCGGCGGCAAGAGCCCGAACATCTTCTTCGACGACGTGCTGAGCAAGGACGACGGCTTTCTGGACCGCGCGCTGGAGGGCTTCACCATGTTCGCGCTCAACCAGGGCGAGGTCTGCACCTGCCCGAGCCGGGCGCTCATCCAAGAGAGCATCTACGACGACTTCATGGGCAAGGCGATCGACCGGGTCAAGCAGATCAAGCAGGGCAACCCGCTCGACACCGAGACGATGATGGGTGCGCAGGCGTCCAACGACCAGTTCGAGAAGATCACCTCCTACCTCGCCATCGGCAAGGAAGAGGGCGCCAAGGTGCTGACCGGCGGCGAACCGGCCGACCTCGGTGGCGACCTGTCCGGAGGCTTCTACATCCAGCCGACGGTGTTCGCGGGACAGAACAAGATGCGGATCTTCCAGGAGGAGATCTTCGGGCCGGTGCTCGCCGTGTCGACGTTCAAGGACTACGCGGACGCCATCCACATCGCCAACGACACTCTGTACGGCCTCGGTGCCGGTGTGTGGAGCCGCGACGGCGCGACCGCCTACCGCGCGGGTCGCGAGATCCAGGCAGGCCGGGTGTGGACCAACACCTATCACGACTACCCGGCACACGCCGCCTTCGGCGGTTACAAGCAGTCGGGCATCGGGCGTGAGAACCACCTGATGATGCTCGAGCACTACCAGCAGACGAAGAACCTCCTGGTTGGTTACGCTCAGAACGCCAAGGGTTTCTTCTGA
- a CDS encoding APC family permease translates to MSTTTRESDADGSVGGEALLHRGLGAIAIMFMVVAAVAPLGATTVVLPTVFALSGNASAPTYFIGAAIVLCLFSVGFTLMGRHVPNAGAFYTYVQAGLGKMAGAGAAVLALVSYLGLLVALYAYLGVAASGVLETYLDVSIPWWVLAFVGVALVAFLGYRDVDLSAKVLGVVLVLEIVLIMVVNVAIILKGGASGLSAAPLDPRDALHGAPGLGLMFAFFAFVGFEATAVFRSEAARPNRTVPRATYGAVIFIGILYALTSWAQAIGVGTDKVASVAGPDPSIMMLNLAGTYVGSAFQDLLQILLVTSIFACALSFHNVVARYQLSLANGRLLPATLGRVHPRHRAPSRSSLTVTVVTALALAVMILGGLDPVAQIYTWFSGAATLGIIVLMALTSLAVIVFHQRRDHDDPVWKATAAPILALLALCLVVYLAVDNLGLLVGGQTPALAVCAGIVGCFVLGAGIAGVKRIRRPEGYAEMLG, encoded by the coding sequence ATGTCCACCACCACAAGAGAATCCGACGCCGACGGTTCCGTCGGCGGGGAGGCACTCCTGCATCGTGGCCTCGGCGCGATCGCGATCATGTTCATGGTCGTGGCAGCTGTCGCCCCGCTGGGCGCCACCACCGTTGTCTTGCCCACCGTGTTCGCGTTGAGCGGCAACGCCTCGGCACCAACGTATTTCATCGGCGCCGCCATCGTCCTGTGCCTGTTCTCGGTAGGCTTCACCCTGATGGGGAGGCACGTCCCCAACGCAGGCGCCTTCTACACCTACGTCCAGGCAGGCCTCGGCAAGATGGCCGGTGCAGGAGCTGCCGTCCTCGCGTTGGTGTCCTACCTCGGTCTGCTCGTCGCCCTCTACGCCTATCTGGGTGTCGCCGCATCTGGAGTGCTCGAAACCTACCTTGACGTGTCCATCCCCTGGTGGGTCCTCGCCTTCGTCGGCGTTGCCCTCGTTGCGTTCCTCGGCTACCGCGATGTGGATCTCAGTGCAAAGGTCTTGGGCGTCGTCCTCGTGCTCGAGATCGTGCTCATCATGGTCGTCAACGTGGCAATCATCCTCAAAGGAGGTGCATCCGGGCTCTCCGCGGCGCCACTGGACCCTCGCGACGCCCTACACGGTGCGCCAGGGTTGGGTCTGATGTTCGCCTTCTTCGCCTTCGTCGGATTCGAGGCGACCGCAGTCTTCCGAAGCGAGGCCGCCCGACCCAACCGCACCGTCCCGCGGGCGACTTACGGTGCCGTCATCTTCATCGGCATCCTCTACGCACTGACCTCGTGGGCACAGGCGATTGGCGTCGGCACCGACAAGGTTGCCTCGGTCGCCGGGCCCGACCCGTCGATCATGATGTTGAACCTCGCCGGAACCTACGTCGGCTCGGCGTTCCAAGATCTTTTGCAGATCCTTCTCGTGACAAGCATCTTCGCGTGTGCGCTGTCGTTCCACAATGTGGTCGCGCGCTACCAGCTCAGCCTGGCCAACGGCCGGCTACTACCGGCAACTCTGGGCAGAGTCCACCCGAGACACCGTGCCCCGTCGCGATCTTCGCTCACTGTAACCGTTGTAACGGCACTCGCGCTCGCTGTCATGATCCTGGGCGGACTCGACCCCGTCGCCCAGATCTACACCTGGTTCTCCGGTGCTGCGACACTGGGCATCATCGTCTTGATGGCTCTCACGAGCCTCGCTGTCATCGTGTTCCATCAACGCCGCGACCACGACGACCCGGTCTGGAAGGCAACCGCCGCACCGATCCTCGCATTGCTGGCTCTGTGCCTGGTCGTGTATCTGGCGGTCGACAACCTCGGCCTCCTCGTCGGCGGGCAGACCCCCGCTCTCGCGGTCTGCGCCGGCATCGTCGGTTGCTTCGTGCTCGGCGCCGGGATCGCCGGCGTCAAGAGAATACGCCGCCCCGAGGGCTACGCCGAGATGCTCGGCTGA
- a CDS encoding SDR family NAD(P)-dependent oxidoreductase translates to MMKSFENKVCVVTGGAAGIGLATAKLFAAQGGNVIIACRSDARDLARKLDGHYVRTDVSVEADVERLFTEIADQFGRVDVLVNNAGIMATAEIEELAADEFDRHLAVNVRGVLLGTKYGSRLMSGGGAIVNSASVAGQIGLSGYASYSTSKAAIISLTQVAAIEYGARGIRVNCVCPSSVETPMLAAQENGDLEREISRLASPLGFTIQPEHVADVIAFLASPAAAAITGQAINVDAGMTAGYSDPLLEAVAATLVS, encoded by the coding sequence ATGATGAAATCGTTCGAGAACAAGGTCTGTGTCGTCACCGGTGGCGCGGCCGGCATCGGCCTGGCCACTGCGAAACTATTTGCCGCACAGGGCGGCAATGTGATCATTGCCTGCCGCAGCGACGCCCGTGACCTCGCCCGGAAACTGGACGGCCACTACGTCCGCACCGACGTCAGTGTGGAGGCCGATGTGGAACGGCTGTTCACCGAGATCGCAGACCAGTTCGGTCGAGTCGACGTACTCGTCAACAACGCCGGCATCATGGCGACGGCCGAGATCGAGGAGCTCGCCGCCGACGAGTTCGACCGGCATCTGGCGGTCAATGTCCGCGGAGTCCTGCTCGGCACCAAATACGGATCCCGCCTGATGAGTGGTGGCGGGGCCATCGTCAACAGCGCTTCGGTCGCTGGACAGATCGGCCTGAGCGGCTACGCCTCCTATTCGACCTCCAAGGCAGCAATCATCTCGCTCACCCAAGTCGCAGCGATCGAGTACGGCGCCCGCGGCATCCGAGTCAACTGCGTGTGCCCGAGCTCGGTGGAGACCCCGATGCTCGCAGCCCAGGAGAACGGCGATCTCGAACGCGAGATATCGCGGCTGGCATCACCTCTCGGTTTCACGATCCAACCTGAGCACGTCGCCGACGTCATCGCATTCCTCGCCTCACCGGCCGCGGCAGCGATAACCGGCCAGGCCATCAACGTCGATGCGGGCATGACCGCCGGGTACTCCGACCCACTGCTCGAGGCGGTGGCTGCCACCCTGGTGAGCTGA
- a CDS encoding aminotransferase class III-fold pyridoxal phosphate-dependent enzyme, translated as MTAVGAAHTVNSNSFELRESRIPTVRTHAMPAEAARDRPALLGAAHLDLGEYSDDVRNHSLIERRMQHVANSVLFFHDPIKLVRGEGVWLYDDADRPYLDCYNNVASVGHCHPDVVSALTEQAGRLNTHTRYLHEGVVEYAEKLTSLMPDGLDVCTFVCTGTEANDLALRIARTVTGNDGVVVMEGGYHGNSSTVDALSLLIHPASDDRPDWVEAVEPPNTYRGSYRRDRDDELGARYADLVAEATERLDARSHGTAAFLCDTIFDSHGGLAAPTDYFARAYEHVRAAGGLCIADEVQAGLARTGRWWGFEHYGVVPDIVTLGKPMGDGHPIGIVITSREIAQKFAANAFYFNTFGGNPVSAAVGRTVLDICERNDLPQRCQDTGALLLTRLGELQQRHPIIGDVRGLGTFIGVELVRDNESLTPATELARQIPDAMKDRGVLIGLSGRYGNVLKIRPPLVFGPDEIDLLVETLDAVLADLPAEA; from the coding sequence TTGACGGCCGTCGGGGCGGCCCATACAGTGAACTCAAATTCATTCGAGTTACGTGAATCACGTATACCCACCGTTAGGACTCACGCCATGCCCGCCGAAGCCGCCCGCGACCGACCCGCACTGCTGGGTGCCGCGCACCTCGACCTCGGTGAGTACTCCGACGATGTACGGAATCACTCGTTGATCGAACGGCGGATGCAGCACGTCGCCAACAGTGTCCTGTTCTTCCACGACCCGATAAAGCTGGTCAGAGGCGAGGGCGTATGGCTCTACGACGACGCGGACCGGCCCTATCTCGACTGCTACAACAACGTCGCCTCGGTGGGACATTGCCATCCCGACGTGGTCTCCGCGCTGACCGAACAGGCGGGCAGGCTCAACACGCACACCCGCTATCTGCACGAGGGCGTGGTGGAGTACGCGGAGAAGCTCACCTCATTGATGCCCGACGGACTCGACGTGTGCACGTTCGTCTGCACCGGCACGGAAGCCAACGACCTCGCCCTGCGGATCGCCCGTACGGTCACGGGCAATGACGGGGTAGTCGTGATGGAGGGCGGCTATCACGGCAACTCGAGTACCGTGGACGCCTTGTCTCTTCTGATCCACCCCGCGTCGGACGACCGGCCGGACTGGGTGGAAGCGGTCGAGCCCCCGAACACCTATCGCGGCAGCTACCGGCGTGATCGCGACGACGAGCTCGGTGCCCGCTATGCCGACCTCGTGGCCGAGGCAACCGAACGGCTCGACGCTCGGAGCCACGGAACTGCAGCGTTCCTGTGCGACACGATCTTCGACTCGCACGGCGGGCTGGCGGCCCCCACCGACTATTTCGCGCGAGCGTACGAGCACGTGCGAGCTGCGGGCGGGCTGTGCATCGCAGACGAGGTCCAGGCTGGATTGGCCCGCACCGGTCGGTGGTGGGGATTCGAGCACTATGGGGTCGTCCCCGACATCGTGACGCTCGGCAAACCAATGGGCGACGGACACCCGATCGGCATCGTCATCACGAGCCGGGAGATCGCGCAGAAGTTTGCCGCGAATGCGTTCTACTTCAACACTTTCGGGGGAAATCCCGTCTCGGCCGCGGTCGGCAGGACCGTCCTCGACATCTGCGAGCGCAACGACCTTCCGCAACGCTGCCAGGACACCGGAGCGCTGCTGCTGACCCGGCTCGGCGAGCTGCAGCAGCGCCATCCGATCATCGGCGATGTCCGGGGACTGGGTACCTTCATCGGTGTGGAGCTGGTCAGGGACAACGAAAGTCTCACTCCTGCAACGGAATTGGCCCGTCAAATCCCTGACGCCATGAAAGACCGCGGTGTGCTCATCGGGCTGTCCGGGCGCTATGGCAATGTCCTCAAGATCCGCCCGCCACTGGTCTTCGGTCCCGACGAGATCGACCTCCTCGTGGAGACACTCGACGCTGTCCTCGCGGACCTGCCAGCAGAGGCGTAG
- a CDS encoding DUF779 domain-containing protein: MTTEQHAPDRVVATDAAVQLLTKLSELHGGLMIHQSGGCCDGSAPMCYPVGEYRVGQRDVLVGEIDLPEPIPDVRVWINGDQFELWKHTQLILDVVKGRGAGFSLEAPEGVRFLSRSRAFSADENEVLAANPPLTGATADI; this comes from the coding sequence ATGACCACCGAACAGCACGCTCCTGATCGGGTGGTCGCCACAGACGCCGCCGTGCAGCTCTTGACGAAACTGTCGGAGCTGCACGGCGGACTCATGATCCACCAGTCCGGTGGATGCTGTGACGGCTCGGCCCCGATGTGTTACCCGGTCGGGGAATATCGTGTCGGCCAGCGCGACGTACTCGTCGGCGAAATCGACCTCCCGGAACCGATTCCCGATGTCCGGGTGTGGATCAACGGCGACCAGTTCGAGCTGTGGAAACACACGCAGCTCATCCTCGACGTGGTCAAGGGACGGGGCGCAGGTTTCAGCCTGGAGGCGCCTGAAGGCGTTCGATTCCTCTCCCGCTCAAGGGCTTTCAGTGCGGACGAGAACGAGGTCCTCGCGGCGAATCCGCCGCTGACGGGTGCAACCGCGGATATCTGA